The Sphingomonas naphthae nucleotide sequence GAGAACCGGGCCTTCTTCCCGCGTTTGGCGGCCAACCTGGGCACGACCTTGCGCCAGTGCCGCCAAGCCTCCGGCGACACGTTCGCGAAGCTGCGCGCCTGCTCGCCAGTAAACTGAATGGTGTTTGCGGCCATCTTTCCTGTGGTCAGCAACAAGGAACTTTGTCCTAGACCACTCCGGTGAGTTCGCCAAGAGCCGTGGAAAGCGATGCCAGGCGGCGCGCGATCCTGGTCAACCATGCGGCGGGGTAGGCGATCGGGCGGCCCGTCCAACCCCATGATTGAACGATGGATTACAGGTGGCAGCTAAGCGGCGCCGAATGACCGGAACTGGGATAGATGTTGAAGTGCTGCCGCCGTCGGGTAAAGTTGGGCAGGAACTTGACCCCTAGCGGTACTCGGCCGTCCGGGTCGGCGATGGCGCAGCTTCGGTGACCTCGGCACGGACGAGACCGAGAGACCGAGTGGGGTCGCGGGGAGCGGGGGATTGCGGGTTTGCGCGTTGTTCATGTGCCGTGCGGGCCGTTCGCCAACGACAGCGAGCTCAAGGCCTTTAATGCGGTTAATCAGGAGATCAGGAAGCAGGACGGGGATGGCACTGCCTACGTCCTGACGAACCTGACGCACCCCAACCTGCGTGGGCAGGCGGACGAGATCGACATGGTGGTGATCGGGCCGGCCGGGGCCGTGGTCATCGAGGTCAAGCACTGGGATGCCTCCGCGATGCGCCGCCCCGACATGGCGGATCCTGCGGCCGAGCTCATCGTCGCCAAGTCCAAGCGGATCGCGGGGAGGCTCCGAGCCGCCGATCGGAGCCTCGGGTTCGTCGCGCCTGCGTTCCTGCTGACCCGGGAGACCGGGACCCTCAGGAAGAACGGCTCCCCCCTCCGCCACGCGATGGGTGTCGTGGCCCATGGTCTGAAAGACGTGGGCGAGCTCGTCGCGGCCGCCGCTTCGCCGGGTCGGACGGATCCCAGACGCCTCGCCGACCTGCTGGCGGTTCGCTACAACCTTGCGGAAGCCGGCCGGCTGAAGCGTCTCGGCCGCTTTGACGAGTTGCGCCTGCTCACCGACGAGAATGAGCGATTCCAGAGAATCTTTACGGCCCGGGATCCGTGGACCGGTGATCGGGTGCTGCTTCACACTTACGATCTCTCGGCTGCCCCGGCGGGCGAAGCGGCTGCGCTCAGCGACCGCCGGGCCCGGCGCGAATTCGACGTGGTGCAGCGCTTTCAGAAGTCGCCTCACATGCCGAGCCTCGTAGACACCTGGCAGTCGGTTCCGAACTACGCGGGCGAGATGTATTTCTTCAGCGTCAGCGACAGCGCGGCGACGCCAGTCTCCGCTCTCATGGGCGAGGCGGAGTGGACGCCCGCCCAGCGTCGCGACTTCGCAGTGCGCGCGCTTTCCGCTCTGGGCGAGTTCCTCACGGCGGAGCAGGGCCCGCTGCTCCACCGCGCGCTCGACGGCGAGAGCCTGCGGGTCCGTGCCGATAATAGCCCGCTGTTCGCAGGATGGCGCTGGGCGCGGCTTGCACCCGCCCAGACGGTCAGCGTCAATCAGCTCGGTGATCGGTCGGGAGACTTCGCAGCGCCGGAGGTGATCGCAGGCGGGCTCGCCGCCGCCACGCCCAAGTCGGACCTCTACAGCCTGTGCGCCTTGCTAGCTGACCTCTTTCGCGACCCGGCCGACGCGGACGTGCGAGCGGCTCTGCTCCTTGGCTGCGACCGCGACCCCGCGCGCCGACCGGGGGTCGAGGAGATCCTGGACCTCCTCGAGAACCGCGCAGCCGACGAACTCGTCGCCACGGCTCGCGATCAGGTGGAGGTGGTCTCGCCGTCGCGGTGGGACGAGGGCCACCGATTCCAATGGAAAAACGGCACCTACCGTGTGATATCCGTGCTGGGCCAGGGCAGCATCGCGAGGACCTTCAAGCTCGAGCAGCTCGACGCCCGCGGCGAGCCAATCGGCACGTTCGTTGGCAAGGCGGTGTTCAATGCTGAGTTTGGCCCGACTTCGCTCGCGGCCTACCAGCGGATGCGCACCTTCTCCTTGCATCCCGGCCTGTCCAACATCTTGGAGTGCGCGAGCGACTGGAACCCTCATGGGCTGACCGCGCTGCTGCGCTGGAGCCAAGGCTCGCCCCTGAACGCCTGGCGCGGCGACCTGGATTTCATTGCGCAGGAGGTAGGGGCCGACACGCCTGAGCAGCTCGCGACCGACTGGTTCGAGAGGCTCTGCGAGGCGCTGCACGCCCTGCATGGCCAAGGCTGGGTGCACGGCGACGTCAGCCTCTCCAACATCCTCGTCGACGAGTCCAAGGTGATCCTGATCGACTACGACCTGTCGGGCCCGGACGGGCATCGCCCGCCGAGCTCTGGCACCCTTCTCTACGCGTCGCCCGAGCGTCGCGACGGTGCGGAGGCGCTCGCAAGGGACGATGTCTACAGCCTGGCCGCCTCGCTCTTCCACGCCATCACTGATAGGCCCCCCGCGCGCTCGACGAGCGGATCGGGTCTCGACTGGAACGAGAAGGAACGGGCGGCCTTTCCGGACATCGTGCCCATCCTGGACCGCGCGACCGGTCCGGCCGAGGCGCGGTTTCCCGATGCGGGTGCAGCTCTTGCCGCTCTCCGTGCCCGGCGCGTCTCGGCTCCCGCCCCTGTTCAGGCCGTCGTCGCGCCGCCGCCCTCGCAACCCGTCCTGCGGCCGAACGTCGTTCCGCGCGTTCGAGACATCCTCAGCACCTATCCAGGCTCGCGCTTTGGAAATGCTGAGACGCGCGGTCTCGACACCGACTTCGCGTTCGATACGTACGTGCCGACCGGCCTCGACGATACGCTCCCTGCTGAGATCAGGGCGGGTGAGGTCTCGCTAGTGATTCTGTGCGGCAATGCCGGGGACGGCAAGACGGCGTTCCTTCAGCGGCTCGTGCAGACGCTTGGCGGGGAGCCGCCGCAGTCGAGCGAGCGCGTCTGGTCGGGAACGCTGGCAGCCCGAAAGGCCATGATCAACCTAGACGGCGCTGCCAGCTGGAAGGGCCGCTCGGCCGACAGCCTGCTCGACGAGCTCTTCGCCCCGTTCCTCGACGGCCCGCCGCGCGACGGCAGCATCCATCTCGTCGCCGTGAACGACGGGCGCCTGATGGAGTGGATCGAACAGGCCGAGGCGGAGCGGGGCGAGCGGCCCCTCACGCTTGCGCTCACGGCGGCGCTGACGCAGCAGAGCGAGGGGCTCGCGCCTCACATTCGCCTGGTCGAACTGAACAACCGTTCTCTCGTCGGCGGACTCGTTGTCGGCCAAGGTGTGATATCCACCCGGTTTGTCGACGAGCTGGTCCGCCGGCTGGTAGGAGGCGACCAGGCTCCAGAGATCTGGGCGCCGTGTCGCACGTGCACCGCGCAGGCGCGTTGCTCCATGCGACGATCCGCCGATCTGATGGGAGCCAGCGCCGATCCTACGGTCCTGGCCGACGGTGCGCGACTGCGCGAGCGGCTGACCGAGGCGCTGCAGACGGTCCACCAGCGCAACGAGATCCACATCACGGCTCGCGAGCTGAAGGCCGCGGTCAGCTATGTCCTCTTCGGCCTGCACGACTGCGAGGACCTCCATCGTGATGCCGAACTCGAGCCGCACGATCCAGCCGACCACGCGTTCAACCCCGAGTCACCGGGCCGGCAGGGCGAGCTCCTTCGTGAGCTGGCGCGGCTCGACCCGGCGCTAGAGGGCAACGCTCGCGTTGACCGGTATCTCGTCGGGAAGGGCGGGTCTCATCCGGCCCATGGCGCGCGTCGCTTCCGTGAT carries:
- a CDS encoding protein kinase domain-containing protein; amino-acid sequence: MRVVHVPCGPFANDSELKAFNAVNQEIRKQDGDGTAYVLTNLTHPNLRGQADEIDMVVIGPAGAVVIEVKHWDASAMRRPDMADPAAELIVAKSKRIAGRLRAADRSLGFVAPAFLLTRETGTLRKNGSPLRHAMGVVAHGLKDVGELVAAAASPGRTDPRRLADLLAVRYNLAEAGRLKRLGRFDELRLLTDENERFQRIFTARDPWTGDRVLLHTYDLSAAPAGEAAALSDRRARREFDVVQRFQKSPHMPSLVDTWQSVPNYAGEMYFFSVSDSAATPVSALMGEAEWTPAQRRDFAVRALSALGEFLTAEQGPLLHRALDGESLRVRADNSPLFAGWRWARLAPAQTVSVNQLGDRSGDFAAPEVIAGGLAAATPKSDLYSLCALLADLFRDPADADVRAALLLGCDRDPARRPGVEEILDLLENRAADELVATARDQVEVVSPSRWDEGHRFQWKNGTYRVISVLGQGSIARTFKLEQLDARGEPIGTFVGKAVFNAEFGPTSLAAYQRMRTFSLHPGLSNILECASDWNPHGLTALLRWSQGSPLNAWRGDLDFIAQEVGADTPEQLATDWFERLCEALHALHGQGWVHGDVSLSNILVDESKVILIDYDLSGPDGHRPPSSGTLLYASPERRDGAEALARDDVYSLAASLFHAITDRPPARSTSGSGLDWNEKERAAFPDIVPILDRATGPAEARFPDAGAALAALRARRVSAPAPVQAVVAPPPSQPVLRPNVVPRVRDILSTYPGSRFGNAETRGLDTDFAFDTYVPTGLDDTLPAEIRAGEVSLVILCGNAGDGKTAFLQRLVQTLGGEPPQSSERVWSGTLAARKAMINLDGAASWKGRSADSLLDELFAPFLDGPPRDGSIHLVAVNDGRLMEWIEQAEAERGERPLTLALTAALTQQSEGLAPHIRLVELNNRSLVGGLVVGQGVISTRFVDELVRRLVGGDQAPEIWAPCRTCTAQARCSMRRSADLMGASADPTVLADGARLRERLTEALQTVHQRNEIHITARELKAAVSYVLFGLHDCEDLHRDAELEPHDPADHAFNPESPGRQGELLRELARLDPALEGNARVDRYLVGKGGSHPAHGARRFRDRVGRPVPLRDARRRAYLSWSVDQVEAVGGDDHALTLRDGRRASEFRRFPLLSDAEQAQIKSRLCNGLSRLEPLPDLAYRDAERVPIRVLPRTPTETAFWIEKSSSRFSLAPERFQPMAGLETLHRFLVLSYEPDHGGVEELLVPLELYSLLMDLADGVQILDAFSDDVFANLGVFTSRLAQEDERRLNAWNPVDSDVVRQLGVSDRSGRQAILLSRESA